A window of Halichoerus grypus chromosome 15, mHalGry1.hap1.1, whole genome shotgun sequence genomic DNA:
TAATGTCTCAGTGATGTTATTCCATCCTacttttgttagatttttttcatctttggacGATTTTGCTAATGGTTtctttactttaaatataaatcatgttgatgtttatataattgtatttatttatttaattttttcaaaagattttttttttatttgagagacaaggaaagagcaggagcagagggaagcgtcagaggcagagggagaagcagactccccagtgagcagggagcctgacgcggggctcagtcccaggaccctgagatcatgacctgagccgaaggcaggcgctcagttggttaactgagCCACTCATATAATTGtatctatatgttgattttgtatctagTAACTTTGGTccgttttcttatttcttataatttgtaGATTTCCTTTGATTATcaatatttataatcatttcatctgcaaatgactgttttgttaattctttttttttttttttaagattttatttatttgacagagagagacacagcaagagagggaacacaagcagggggagtgggagagggagaagcaggctttctgctgagcagggagcccgatgtggggctcgatcccaggaccctgggatcatgacctcagctgaaggcagatgcttaacaactgagccacccaggtgcccctttttcttgttttattgcattgGCTAGGACGTTTAGTGGATATACCATAGAAATTCAACTTATTTTCTGTTGGTATACATTTTGGTCATTTCTACTCTTTTTGCTATTACGAATAGTGTTGCAATGTGTGTACATCTTTTCTTCAAGGAAGGTTTTGAGCATAGTAGGGGATCTGAttggatttgcattttattttttttaaatttttatttatttattttagagagtgtgtgagagagtacaagcaggggagggaggaaggacaagcagaccccatgctgagcgtggagcctgatggggggctccatgtggggctcaatctcaggacccatgacctgagccaaaatcaagaataggaagcccaaccaactgaaccacctaggtgccccattggatttgcattttagagCCTTCTGGTGAATAGGAGGTAGTGAGACTTggctgggaggcctggggggaGTCTAAGGCCAGGACTTCGGGGCTAGGCGTTCAGGGTATAGAGAAGgacagatttattatttattttggaattggAGCTCGCAGGGCTGTGTCCTCCCCGTGGGATGAATGAGAGTGATGTGGCCGTGTTCCTCCTCATGtgggagaggtggaggaggagagatgATGGGACCACAGGGGcagctggagtggtggggctgcATTTCCCTGTTCCTGGAGCAGGTGAAATGGTTCGTGCCCACCCCATGGAGAAGTGAGAATGATGGGATCCTGAGAGACCCCCTCCCGACTCTCGTCTTCCCTCTACCCACTTCCCCCAGGGTTTCACGCCTGGCATCTGAGAAGCGAGAACTGGAGGCGCAGCTGGGCCAATCTCGAGAGGAGGCCCTGGCAGGGAGAGCTGCGCGCCAGGAGGCCGAGGCGCTGCGTGGTCTCGTCAGGGGCCTGGAGCTGGAGCTGCGGCAAGAGCGGGGCCTTGGACACCGCGGGGTCGGCCGCCGCAGCCAGGATTACCGGCGCCTGGCCAAGGAGGtgagggggcggggcggccggCGGGGGTGACCGGTGGGGTGTGGGCCTCGGCCTCCGTGTGGTCCTCTATGCCCCTTTTCACTCCTGGCAGCTCGAGGAGGTGAAGGCTTCGGAGCGGAGCCTGCGCGCCCGGCTTAGGACAGTGAACACCGAGCTGGAGGTGTACAAGAGGGGGTGAGAGACGAGGCCGGCGCGGGGGGGCTCGGAGCTGCGACCCGGCTGCtgcggggctggggggtgggggggcggggcctggggagtAGGTGCAGTCTGTTGGGTGGGAGGGCGGGGCCTGAATGGAGGGGAGGCTGAGagtgggtggggatggaggggtggaAGGAATCTGATGGACTGCATGGGGCGGAAAGTTGGACACGGCAGGGGGCGCTTGAAGCGTCAATCAGGAGGAAGGGCTGGAGAtaaggtggggggggaaggggtgggaccTGAGGATCTTGTAGAGCGAAAAGGCGTGGCCCAACTGGTGGGGATCTGGTTGACGTCCAGTGTTATTTATTGGGGTGGGTGATGGAATATTGGGAAGGATTTCTAGGGAGCTGTGGGAGACCTCAGGAAGAAGGGTCCGATGAAGGGGGTTTGTTCGGATGTAGGGAAGTGacagtttcttttgggggggggttctCTGGGGCTCCGAGAGGGGCGGAGCCTGGGACAAGGTACCTGTGAGGGTCATATGCAAGGGCGTGAATGTCTAGGAGTTGATGGTGGGATGGACCTGAAGGTTCGGAGATGGTGTGATCCGAGAAGAGGCTTGAGATAGGAGTTGACATAGGAGCTGGCCGGCGGGAAACTGACAGTGGGCCTTGTGCTCCAGGAGACGGACTCCGCCGGTGCCGCCGCCCCGGGCCCGGGAGGATCGGGCTTCGACGTCGCGGGAGCGCTCCACATCGCGCGGTCGCGGTGCCACCCGCTCTTCTTCCCGGGAGAGCGGCCGGGGGGGCCGGAGTCGAGGCCGCCCTGCCCGCCCCTCACCCTCGCCCACAGGTCTCTGCCCTGTCCTGCCcgtgggagggtgggggatggactgGAGCTGTGGAGGCGTGCTCCTGTGACCCCAGCCTCTTCTCTCCTCACTCTCCCACCCCATCCTAGGTAGTCGCGTGCCCCGTTTCGACCCCACAGCCTTTGTGAAAGCCAaggagaagaagcagagagagatcAAGATGAAGTTAGCGCCCATTTCCCCCTTACCTGCCCATATCCCTGCCCCTTTAACTGGCCCCCCGACCTGTGCTCTCATCCATCCCCGTCTCCCATCTGTCTCCGTCATCTGTCACCTGCTccgtctctccctttccctttacCTGCCCCTGCTTTTCACCTgacctccacctcctcccctgaCCCCCACCTGACCCAGTCTGTGTGTCCGCAggccttttccttccctttcttatGTGACCTCAACTGTGCCCATAGGGGCCCAGCGACGCCATTCCTAGCATTAGCTGGGCACACAGGTGGGTGTCTCCTTCTGCGCTCCccaggcagcagcagcagcggaaCCGATTGGGCAGCGGAGGAAGCGGGGACGGCCCGTCCATCTCCTGGTCTCGCCAGACTCGGCCCCCCGCTGCCGTGAGCGGCCGAGGGGACGCGGCTAACCGCTCCCGAAACCGCAGCTCCTCGGGTAACTTGGGCTGTAGCGCGCGGGGCGGGCTGGGCGCCCCCGGCGAGCGCGGGAGGctcactctctcctcccccctctaGTGGACAGTTTCCGCAGCCGCTGCTCGTCCGCCGGCTCCTGCAGCGAGTTGGAGGATTTCTCCGATTCCCTTCCTAGGGGGTAAAACTTGGGCGCGGGGAAAGGACCACCTCCACCCAGGTGTCTGGGGAGGCTGGAAACAGTCTTTTGCAGGGAGGTTGGGTGATGGAGGCGGGAGCCTTGAAACCACCGGGGAGGGCGAGGTGGGAGGTGCCCAAGGCTCCTCCCGCTAGTTCCTGAACACTCTTCTCCTGTCAGCGTTCGCAGCCGCGGGAagcctcccagccccaccacctgGGGCGGGTCCAACACGGTGAGTGTATTTCCCCAGACCATGGAGGAGGTAGGGGCAGCATGAAGCTACCAAAAGCCCATGATTCCATTCTGGGGGACTCAGGTTGCagaggtgtcttttttttttttttttttttaagattttatttatttgacagacacagcgagagagggaacacaagcagggggagtgggagagggagaagcaggctccgatgcggggctcgatcccaggaccctgggaccatgatctgagccgaaggcagatgcttaacgactgagccacccaggcgccccgcagagGTGTCTCTTGAAATGCGTCTGGACGCAGAATGTTTTGAGACCATTGGATTGGAggggagtgtgggggtggggtggggtagatGATACCAGCTAAGGGCACCAGCCCTGGCCTCAAATTGCCAGCTCTTAAAACCGGGCCCCGCCTTCCTGTCACCTGTGTGGCTCACGCTAGTTCTCAGCCTCAGTCTCTTAATCAGTTAAATGGGGATGGTAACAGTATTCATCTGAGAGGGTTCTGGTGGAGATACCAGGAGGTGATTTTGCATCTAGTAAGTGCCCAGTGGGCGTCAGCCCTTGTTCTTTGAGGTCCTTAGGTTCAAAATTTCCAGTGGGATCTGGGGGACAGGAATAGAGGGAGGATACCTAACCCCCTCTTCCTGTCTCCCCCAGCAGCAGAAGCCCACCCCTGTGGAACGCAGCCGCCATCAGAGATGCCTGACCAATTCGGGGGGCTGGGTCCCTATGAAAGGTGAGCCTGGGACTCCGCATCTCCCCCTCCCTTACCCCCCCCAGCCCAAGGGCAGCGTATTGGGCCCTCACAGCCCCTGCACCCACACCCACTCTCACAGAGTACAGCTCCGACCACCAGGCAGCAGACATGGCCGAAATAGATGCCCGCCTGAAGGCCTTGCAGGAATATATGAACCGACTGGACACACGGTCGTGACGTCGACCCGGAGCACTGCCCCTCCATCCCGCACCCACTGCTGGATTcggagtgggggggcggggccggcggttCCTTGCAGCCCCGCTCAGGCTCCTCTCCTGCTGGTGCTACCCGGGTTTCAGGTTTGTGAGGCCTTGACCCCCCCTCGCCCCCCGCCATGCACTGCATGCTGGGAGGGAAGGTATGTGCATTTTGTAAATAAACTATTTGCTGTTGGGCTCCTTCAGCTTATGACTGAAgggtggggctggagtggggagaaATGAGGACTGGGTGGTGGCCGTAATTGGGACCTGGTGTATTTCTGGGCATGTCTCTGACTGGGAGGCACTTTAGGGGTCAGAGTCAGGAGAAACTTGCATACTCTCTAAAGCAATGAATGGGGTGGACCTGAGGGGTGGGAGTGAGCAGCTCAACCCCAAAGGGGTCCAAGCAGAGATGTGGCACAGGATATCTTTGGCCGAGTGGTAGAGAAGGGGTGTCTTGGAGCATGGTTCACGGCCCCGCGGGACCGCTGAGCTGCCGTCAGTGACATCGGGGCCAACTTGGTGCTGATTCCTGCGCTCTGGCCTGAGACCTGGGTTCTGAGCTGTGATGTTCCTTACAAGCTGGGATCTCTGGGGTCTTGGTTTAGGGTCGGGGCCTCTGGGTTCTGAGTACCAGCGAGGACAGAGTGCTGGGCCCGGGGCGGGTGGGAACGGCTGGGGTCTTGTGGGAGGTAGAGGGAGGGGAGGCATGTGGTGGGACACAGGAACACAGTTTGAGCTGCACCTTTATTGAAGGGGGAGGCGGTGGGGTTTCTAGGCGTGGAGGAGATAGGGTGTCACTCGTGGTAGCGTGGCCAAGTCTGGATGATCTCATAGAGTTGGTCGCCTGGAGAGAGTGTGCGCTGCACATCCCGGTGTCCTTTGACCTCGTATCTGGGGCTCAGTTTTCCCTGAGCCACACCCCAAGCTAGCAGACTCTGGGCCGCCCTGAGGGCCCGGGGTGGAGGTGACCGCTCTGGGGGAGACAGACGCAGGAGTTAGGCTGGGGCTTCCTTGAGGGACAGAGGTAGTGTGGGGTAGTGTTTCCAGTTGTGCACCCTGCCCCACTGGGGCCCAGAACCGGGTCTGCCAGTCCCCTAGCAGGGACTTAACcctgctgtgcctcagtttcctcatctgcgaaAGGAGAGAATGATGGCACCTGCCCACAGGGCTGTGGGACAAGAAAACGAGTTCTTTTACATAAAGCCCTcacagaacagtgcctggcacaggttAAACCCTCAGCAGGTGTCAAGATTAGAGCTcatcctccctcctctgcccccagacCTCTGCCCCCAGACCTCTGGGTCCTACTCATGATGGTGGCTGTTTATCATGGGCTGGCCGAAGAACTTTTATGCAGATTAACTCATCCTGGCCCAAACCAGGCAGTTGCAAAGAAATGGTCATTATCCAAAGGAGGAGATGAGGCTTGGAGAAGCCGACTcaacttgcccaatgtcacagaGCTTGGAGGTGGCAGGGCCTCCCAAGGACTACATACCGTGCGGCGCCATCCCCCAGACCCCCGGTCGGCCCTCCATGCCAACGGCTGGACACTTACCCATGTAGTTACCCATGAAGGAGATGCCAATGGAGATGGGGTTCCAGGTGGGGCCTGTGTGATCGCCCTTGGTGTCCCAGCCCCGGCCCTCATACACGAGCCCATCCTCTCCGATCAGAAAgctgtgtgggtgggggtggggtgggcttgATGAGTAAGGGAGGGcatgccaccccctcccctgccccctgctacTCACACACAATTTCCCCCAACACCTCCCTCTTCTGTCATCCAATGCCTCTGGCCCCTGCCACGTGCCAGGCCCAGCACTACACCCTCACGGCCACCCATGAGTTAGTACTGCCCCCATTCTGCAGGTGGAGCATCAGAGAGGTGGGGACATCTGCCCACAGTCACACAACACAGCCAGACAGGAACAGAGTCTGGATTCTCAAGCGGGTCCCTGGAACTCCCACCCACGTGATCCTATTCCTTGcttcctccagcctcctgggAGGATTTGTTGAGCTCTTGATTTGCTGAATGCCCTCATGCTCTGGGGCAGGAGCTGTTGTCGTCCCCAAGATCATGCCCCATAGACCCCTGCCTCTCCGAACTGTCCTCCGAGAAGCTTTTCTGCCCTTGGCCCAGCCTGCTTCCTGCTTTCTGTTCCCTGCTGGGGTACACTGAGTGACAGGATCTGGGACTCAAGGATTCGCATCATAACCAGATATAGACTCTGGAGTCCCAGCATCTGCCTCTTGGAAGTTTCCAGTCCTGGCATCAGATCCTTAAGACTCATTTGACACGCCTTGATGGAGCGAGTCTGATTTGGCACGTTGGAAATAACTAGAAGATCAGCACTTTGGAGTTTCAGGATCTGCTGCCTCTGCCCTCTTGCTCTCACAGTCACCAAGGACGTAAAGGATATTGGAACTTAAGAATCTTTGCGTCCTGAATCTCCCACGCAGGAAGCCCGAATCAGAATCCGGCTCTGAAGAGACTAGAAATTCCGTGGTGATGCTGGCCCCCAGGACTGGGCTGCTTATGGCTTTATCACAGCCCCAACACCTGGCACAGGCAGTTGGGACTCCCTGTGTATTTGTGAAATGGAAGCATCTAGTTTAAACCTCCACCACCACTAGGTGGGTTGAGTGAAGAACCTTTTTATAAGTAAAGACACTGAGACTCAGAATGTGATGTGACAAGAAGGAAGATCCAGAATGTTGGGATCAGACTCTAAATCCTAaaatccaagaaacagacttcAGTCTGCTTTTCTGTAAGGCGATTgaggccagaggctggggagccAAGCTTTGTCTTCACTACCTCATGGAAACCCTTAGCATCCAAGCACCTGAGTCTTGGAGACAAAGCCTGGAAGTTGGAGCCCTTGAAATGTAAAAGCTTGAGCCAGAAGAGCTGGGGATACCCTTGGAGGCGTCTAGACTTCCAATGAGGTCATCGGCTTCCCGAGCTTCACCCCACCCCTATTGGAAGCCATCTCTAAGGGCGGAACCCGGGAACCTTGATTTCCAGTACGGTGACTGGGGTTTACCAAGGTCTGAGAACCTGTAGGGTTCAAAGTTCACTCGTTGCGGAAGCCCTTGTATAGGGCCGCGGCCTGTTACCCCGGAAAGGGAGCTGGGGGGCACGGCCCCCAGATGCAGATCTTAGCAGTCCTTTTGTTTCTGCCGTCACCCACCTGCAGGCTGTTCTCCCCACAGCCGCCAGGGGGAGCTGCTTCCACCTAGCAGGCTCACATCCCTCCCACGGCTCCTGTCTTCCTTACCGTGGTCCACAAGGCCCTGCCGATCCGGTCCTCCTCGTTTCATGTCactcctcccagctccctccaGCCATCCTGACCTCTGTCCTTCAGGCGTGACCCTCTCACTTGCCCTCATAGCTTTTACCCCTGCTGGACCCTCAGCTTACCACTCTTGCCGCAGCCCCCCATCCCAGAGCCACCTGagtctcaccccccccccccgccccgccctatTGCTTCTATCACCATCTGAATTCATCTGGTCCTGTTCTTCCCTGTTGGTCTTTAAATCCCATTGGGCCAGATTCGCACTGTTCATGCCTCCCCCATCCCAGCACCcgggcagggcctggcacataataagtgcctAAGGCAAGAGCCCATGAACTTGGGGGTTCCCATTGCATGCCAGGTGGTGTCCTAAGGGCTTTGCATGTATGTATTGGCTGATTTAGTGAtctggtgggggcagaggagggaaaggaaaccAAAGTGGGGAGAGCGTTCGTGACCCTGCCCCAGGTCTCAGCCAGCAACAAGCAGAGCTGAGactggaccccacccccacccccgcgctGAACCCGCCTGCTTGTCTGCTTCCCAACAGAGGCGGCAGACTTTATGAAGGGACTCCAGTGTAGAGGACTCTTTCTTTTGTGTTGGTAGTCTGTCCCTTCCTCCGGGGAGCAGGGCTTGGACTTcagctctttcccttcctcctagcACCTGCGTGCCGCGCGCACATGCGCAGTCCTGTGTGCCCGCCCCGGGGAGAAAGCAAGCTGGGAGGACTGTCAGCCAGGGGGCTCTAGATCTGCGGGGGGTCCCTCAGGCCTGCACACATTTCCCTCCACCCGCTAGGGCACCGGCCTTTGCCTCCGCTCCGCACTCACTTGTAGCCCACGTCACACCAGTCCAGCGTCCCCGCGTGGTAGTCGCGCACGTTCTGGACCTGCTTCAGGCACGAGGCCGGACAGTCGCAGGGGCTGCCGGCCGTGTGTGACACCACCACGTAGCGCACGGGCAGTTTCAACTTCTTGGAGCACTTGGACGCCGGGGCCTCCCACTCTGTCCGGGGCACTATGGGGCAGCAGAGGTTTGGGGGGTCTTCTCCAGGCCCTCCGAGCCCAAGTCCGAGGAGAGCCAGGAGGGCCCAGGCGAGCAGCGCGCAAGGGGCGGACATGGCAGGTGAGGCCCGCAGGGACGGCTAGGAGTTCGCCGCTGGCCTAGGCCGCCTTTATCTGCTGGGGCCGGGCAGTGGGGAGGGCCTTGCTTCACACCCTGGCGGGACAGGCAGGTCACACTGGACCCCAGATTCCGCTTCCTTCTCTGGCAGGACTGCAACAGGATGCGGTGTGGTGAGGTGGGGAAGTGGGGAGCCCATGGCAAAGCCAAGGGGACTCTCTCCTAGCTGAGagtcagggtggggaggggtgtaCAGGCCTCTGGCCACCTCGCCCTGTGGTTTCTGGAAGAGCAAGGGCCTGGCGCCCTGCCCAGCTTTGTCTCTCCTTTCAGTGGGGCTTTGAACAACTCACAGGGAACATTAacacaggggctgggggcctgagcCTCCTCTGTCGTTCTCCTGGAGGGACCGGGGTAACAAAagcttcccccccctttttttaaattgaagtgtaattaacatacaactttatgttattttcaggtgtacaacatagtgattggacagttctgtacattacttagtgctcaccGTGATAAGTGTGGCCCCCAAATGTCCCCAAACAATGCAGTAGTGATCTtgttgactacattccctatgctgtacttttcatccctgtgacttattttataactggaagtttgtacctcttaatcccctttatctatttcatccacctcccctcttgcCAGTTTgatctctgtatttaagaatcaaAAGCTCCTATTTTAAAACCACTTCTCCCAGGCCCAAGCCCGAGGTCGCTTAACCCTTGCAGCAAACTGAAGATGTTGAGTGGTGGGAAGCCCATTTTGCAGTCGAGTGAACTGAGGCGGGGAGAGGGGGACATAGTAGGGCCTGGTGGTCCACAGCCTGGATTCAGAACCAGGCTGCCTGCATTTGAATTCTGGCCCCATTCCAGTGTGTGAGCTCCTGCAAGTGAgctttctgtacctcagttttccccacctacaaaatggggataataatataaAGTACCTGACTCAGAAGGCTGATGTGAACTAAGGAATTAAGGGGGTGGATAAAGGTCGAGCCCTTCCAAGAGGTCTGGCACCTGGTGCCACATAAGGGCCACTGGGACTCAATAACCAGTCCAACTGATACAAAATGTTAACCCCCTGTGTCCCACTCCCCTCCGGCTCTGTCTGCTAGCGCTCACTAACAGTGTGGCATGATTTCCTCCAAGGTGTTGTCCATGCTCCGGAGATCATGCTTACATCTGTGATCTGGAATGACGCACCAGGCATCACTAAGCACTTTTTCACTTCACATGCTTCCAATGGGTCTGTGAgatagatactatttttttttttaattttatttatttatttgagagagagaatgagacagagagagagcacgagacgggggaggatcagagggagaagcagactccctgctgagcagggagtccgatgtgggactcgatcccaggactccaggatcatgacctgagccgaaggcagtcgcttaaccaactgagccacccaggcgcccgagatagatactattattaacCCCTTTTATAgtcaagaaaactgaggcccagagaggttatcACATATGGGGAGAAGATGGGGATGCTGGGGTTTAGCCACAGGCTTCCAGGAACCCAGAGATGGAGTTCTAAATCATGGTCTGCTTCCTACAAACATATATaagaccatatatttttttttttagtttttttttttaaagattttatttatttattcatgagagacagaggcagagggagcctgatgcgggactcgatcccaggactctgggaccatgacctgagccgaagacagacgcttaaccgactgagcctcccaggtgtccctattttttagtttttaagtaattattttattatctttttcgagtttttttgtttttaaggaatctctacacccaacgtggggcttgaactcacaaccctgagatcaggagctcaagagtcgcatgctctactgactgagccagccagctgcccctatattttttttttaaataacaaaatcaaatcaCACACATCACTTTGCCTTTCGTGACCTCCTATCCCATGTGCCTCTCTCTAGGTGAACACAACTAATTCTAACTGAATCTTCATAATAGTCACATAGTATTT
This region includes:
- the CCDC61 gene encoding centrosomal protein CCDC61 isoform X3 → MEDAVTPAMDQPAGLQVDYIFRGVEHAVRVVVSGQVLELEVEDRMTADQWRGEFDASFIEDLTHKTGNFKQFNIFCNMLESALTQSSESVTLDLLTYTDLESLRNRKMGGRPGPLASRSAQLNSKRYLILIYSVEFDRIHYPLPLPYQGKPDPVVLQGIIRSLKEELGRLRGLDGQDARDTRETEIWHLREQVSRLASEKRELEAQLGQSREEALAGRAARQEAEALRGLVRGLELELRQERGLGHRGVGRRSQDYRRLAKELEEVKASERSLRARLRTVNTELEVYKRGRRTPPVPPPRAREDRASTSRERSTSRGRGATRSSSRESGRGGRSRGRPARPSPSPTGSRVPRFDPTAFVKAKEKKQREIKMKQQQQRNRLGSGGSGDGPSISWSRQTRPPAAVSGRGDAANRSRNRSSSVDSFRSRCSSAGSCSELEDFSDSLPRGVRSRGKPPSPTTWGGSNTQKPTPVERSRHQRCLTNSGGWVPMKEYSSDHQAADMAEIDARLKALQEYMNRLDTRS
- the CCDC61 gene encoding centrosomal protein CCDC61 isoform X5, whose protein sequence is MLESALTQSSESVTLDLLTYTDLESLRNRKMGGRPGPLASRSAQLNSKRYLILIYSVEFDRIHYPLPLPYQGKPDPVVLQGIIRSLKEELGRLRGLDGQDARDTRETEIWHLREQVSRLASEKRELEAQLGQSREEALAGRAARQEAEALRGLVRGLELELRQERGLGHRGVGRRSQDYRRLAKELEEVKASERSLRARLRTVNTELEVYKRGRRTPPVPPPRAREDRASTSRERSTSRGRGATRSSSRESGRGGRSRGRPARPSPSPTGSRVPRFDPTAFVKAKEKKQREIKMKQQQQRNRLGSGGSGDGPSISWSRQTRPPAAVSGRGDAANRSRNRSSSVDSFRSRCSSAGSCSELEDFSDSLPRGVRSRGKPPSPTTWGGSNTQQKPTPVERSRHQRCLTNSGGWVPMKEYSSDHQAADMAEIDARLKALQEYMNRLDTRS
- the CCDC61 gene encoding centrosomal protein CCDC61 isoform X1, translating into MEDAVTPAMDQPAGLQVDYIFRGVEHAVRVVVSGQVLELEVEDRMTADQWRGEFDASFIEDLTHKTGNFKQFNIFCNMLESALTQSSESVTLDLLTYTDLESLRNRKMGGRPGPLASRSAQLNSKRYLILIYSVEFDRIHYPLPLPYQGKPDPVVLQGIIRSLKEELGRLRGLDGQDARDTRETEIWHLREQVSRLASEKRELEAQLGQSREEALAGRAARQEAEALRGLVRGLELELRQERGLGHRGVGRRSQDYRRLAKELEEVKASERSLRARLRTVNTELEVYKRGRRTPPVPPPRAREDRASTSRERSTSRGRGATRSSSRESGRGGRSRGRPARPSPSPTGSRVPRFDPTAFVKAKEKKQREIKMKQQQQRNRLGSGGSGDGPSISWSRQTRPPAAVSGRGDAANRSRNRSSSVDSFRSRCSSAGSCSELEDFSDSLPRGVRSRGKPPSPTTWGGSNTQQKPTPVERSRHQRCLTNSGGWVPMKEYSSDHQAADMAEIDARLKALQEYMNRLDTRS
- the CCDC61 gene encoding centrosomal protein CCDC61 isoform X2 → MGSVTPAMDQPAGLQVDYIFRGVEHAVRVVVSGQVLELEVEDRMTADQWRGEFDASFIEDLTHKTGNFKQFNIFCNMLESALTQSSESVTLDLLTYTDLESLRNRKMGGRPGPLASRSAQLNSKRYLILIYSVEFDRIHYPLPLPYQGKPDPVVLQGIIRSLKEELGRLRGLDGQDARDTRETEIWHLREQVSRLASEKRELEAQLGQSREEALAGRAARQEAEALRGLVRGLELELRQERGLGHRGVGRRSQDYRRLAKELEEVKASERSLRARLRTVNTELEVYKRGRRTPPVPPPRAREDRASTSRERSTSRGRGATRSSSRESGRGGRSRGRPARPSPSPTGSRVPRFDPTAFVKAKEKKQREIKMKQQQQRNRLGSGGSGDGPSISWSRQTRPPAAVSGRGDAANRSRNRSSSVDSFRSRCSSAGSCSELEDFSDSLPRGVRSRGKPPSPTTWGGSNTQQKPTPVERSRHQRCLTNSGGWVPMKEYSSDHQAADMAEIDARLKALQEYMNRLDTRS
- the PGLYRP1 gene encoding peptidoglycan recognition protein 1 — its product is MSAPCALLAWALLALLGLGLGGPGEDPPNLCCPIVPRTEWEAPASKCSKKLKLPVRYVVVSHTAGSPCDCPASCLKQVQNVRDYHAGTLDWCDVGYNFLIGEDGLVYEGRGWDTKGDHTGPTWNPISIGISFMGNYMERSPPPRALRAAQSLLAWGVAQGKLSPRYEVKGHRDVQRTLSPGDQLYEIIQTWPRYHE
- the CCDC61 gene encoding centrosomal protein CCDC61 isoform X4; amino-acid sequence: MDQPAGLQVDYIFRGVEHAVRVVVSGQVLELEVEDRMTADQWRGEFDASFIEDLTHKTGNFKQFNIFCNMLESALTQSSESVTLDLLTYTDLESLRNRKMGGRPGPLASRSAQLNSKRYLILIYSVEFDRIHYPLPLPYQGKPDPVVLQGIIRSLKEELGRLRGLDGQDARDTRETEIWHLREQVSRLASEKRELEAQLGQSREEALAGRAARQEAEALRGLVRGLELELRQERGLGHRGVGRRSQDYRRLAKELEEVKASERSLRARLRTVNTELEVYKRGRRTPPVPPPRAREDRASTSRERSTSRGRGATRSSSRESGRGGRSRGRPARPSPSPTGSRVPRFDPTAFVKAKEKKQREIKMKQQQQRNRLGSGGSGDGPSISWSRQTRPPAAVSGRGDAANRSRNRSSSVDSFRSRCSSAGSCSELEDFSDSLPRGVRSRGKPPSPTTWGGSNTQQKPTPVERSRHQRCLTNSGGWVPMKEYSSDHQAADMAEIDARLKALQEYMNRLDTRS